A stretch of DNA from Mucilaginibacter daejeonensis:
AAAAGCGGGCCGTAATGGTCCGCTTTTGTTAAAGGTAGATGCGTAAAACTTACAGTTTTAATGGAGCACCGTTCACGGTCACATTCTCTGCCTTAATGCCTTTGTAAATATTCTTCAATTCAGGGTCTTTTGCGGTGGCAGTGATATTTTTAAAAGTGATATTAGATACCTTATCCAGCGGGTTGCCTTCCAGCTCGCCAAATTTGAGGCAGTCCACCTTAATGTTCGATAGGGTGATGTCATGCACCGTTCCAAAAGGTTTTTCGGCACTGCCACCCAGGTCAAAGAACTGCTTCCACGGAGCTATCTCAATGATCTTGCCGCACTTGCCGGTAATGTTCTCCACCCTGATGTTCTCAAAATGCTGGTACGTATCGGGGCGCATCTTGAGTTTCAATAGCGGCATATCGTTATTCACTTTGCAATTACGCATCACAATGTTGCGGGCGTGTATACTTTCGCTGCCAAGGGTAAGCGTGGCATGAGCGGGGCCAATGGTGCAGTTCTCTACCAGCACATCCTCTACGATACCGTTCTCGGGCAGTTGATGCGCATTAGGGCCTTTGCCACCCTTGATGCAAATAGCATCATCATTTACCGATACATAGCAGTTGCGCACGGTCACTTTTTTGCATACATCTATATCAACACCGTCGCTGCTTGGGGCCGGTACCGGTTCAAATGGCGAGGTGATACGGCAATTTTCGATCAGCACGTTCTGGCATTGGTACAGGTGGGTGGTCCAAAAGCCTGAGTTAACCAATTTGGCGTTCTTGATGGTCACGTTGTTGCATCCCCAAATGAACAACAAGCGAGGGCGATGCACTTCGAGGTTGGTCGATTCCTTCCCCGCTTTACGCATTGAGTCGCGGTGATCCCAAAACTGTTTCCAAAAACGCGCACCGTTGCCATTGATCATACCCGGACCGGTTATGGTGAAACCATTCACCTGGTAGGCGTTCACCAAAGCTGCATAATAGTCCAGCTTTCGGCCTTCCATACGTGAGGGGAGCAGCGGATAGTCATTGATATTGTCTGACCCCTTCAATACCGCACCTTCCATGAGGCGCAGGTGAGTTTTGGGTTTAAAAAAGAGCGCACCACTCAGGTAAGTACCTTTTGGGATCACTACAGTGCCACCACCGTTGGCAGCGGCTTTATCGATCACCTTTTGTATGGCTTTGGTATTTAAAATGGTGCTATCATTGACCTTCACTCCATAGCGGGTGATCACCAGGTCCTGCGCGTGCGCAGCAAATGTAAAGGCAGTTAAGCAAGCAAATAGAAAGATCTTCTTCATTTATCAGTTCAAGGTGAGCATGTCATGCCCAATCATTCAAGGCTGCCTGACAACTCGTTTTATAAGTCTATAACGGTCAATAACGATGTGCTGGTACCAAATATATACAGGTCGGGTAAAATGCCTGTCCTGCACTGTGGGTTAGCTGGCTGCCCGATACCGGCGTAAGCACTATCATTGGACCATCTTTACTCCTTTTCGGTTTAACACAAACCATCAGGGTATTTACCGAATAAACGCTGTACGACGCCAACCTGATAGGTGCGCTTTGCTCCAAATATTTAATTTTGAAGAAAGCCCGTTATTTGACCAAGAGATGCCGACCCACACCGATCACCATCCACAGCAGGAGCCAGCTAATGCTGCGCACCCCCCGCCCGATGTTACTGACCATGACCTGATCAGCCAGCTTGGCCAGGCCCTTGCTCATGCCCACCAGCCTGAACAGATTAAAGCTATCGCGGCCAGGCTACTGGCCGAGGTCACTGAACGGGACCGTATCGCAGCAGAGGCTGCCAAAGCCGAGGAACAGCTACGTAACAGTGCCGACCGGTATCGTACGTTACTCAACTCTATAGATGAGGGGTTTTGCATCATCGAGATGATCCATGATGAAAACGGCAAGCCTATCGATTACCTTTTTGTAGAGGTGAACCACATATTTGAAAAGCAGACCGGCCTGCGCGATGTGGTAGGTAAAAAGGTAAGCCATCTATCGCCCCTTACTGAGGATCACTGGCTGCAAGATTATGATAACGTTGCGCGTACCGGCCAGCCCATGCGTGTAGAGAACTATCATGCCGGCACCGAGCGCTGGTACCTGGCCAACGCCGCCCGGGTAGGCCATGCCGGGAGCAAGCAGGTAGGCGTGGTATTTGAGGACATAACCGAGCGCAAACGCTTTGAGCAACGCCAGGCCCTATTACTCCAACTGACCGATGCTTTGCGCCCAGTGGCCGACCCGACCCAGATACAACAGACCATGGCTCACACCATACGCGACTTTTACAAGGTGGATCGGTGTTTTTACGCTGAGATAGAAAACGGAGACGCCATTATACGCCGCGACGCCTGCCCTGCCGACCTGCCGTCGATCGCGGGCACGTACGCTATTGGCAGCATGCGTTTGTTCAATAGTGTGCTGGATGCCGGCAAACCGTTCATCGTTACCGATGCTCACACCTCTCCCATTTTGGATGAGGAATTACGCGCGTTATGTCTTTCGCTCCAGATCATTTCTTTTCTTGATGTGCCGGTGATCAAGCATGGTGTACCCGTAGGTATACTGTGCATCACACACTCCGTACCCCGCGAGTGGGATGATTTTGACATTGAACTGGCCGCCGAGATAGCCGAACGCACCTGGACCGCCGTAGAACGATCGCACGCCCAGGCGGCCCTACACCGTGCCGAAGCAGATGAGCGGGTGAGGAAGGTGATGTTACAAAATCAGCAGGAGACCTTTAAAGCCACGCTATCCATCCAGGAAGAAGAACGCCGCCGTATATCAGAAAGCTTGCATAACGGCTTGGGGCAATTGCTTTACGGCATCAAGATCAGCTTGAGCCACCTTACCTGCGATCAGGCCACCGCCGATCCTAATACCTTCATCACGCATAAGCAATACACTGATCAGCTGCTGAGCCAGGCCATACGCGAGAGCCGGCGTATATCGCACGAGTTGATTCCAGCCATGCTGGAGGATTTTGGGCTCAAGGCCGCCATTGAGGATATCTGTAAACAATTTTCGAATGGTGTGCAGTTCAGGTGTAAGATCACCGGCATTACCGAGCGCCTTGATGGTTACCTGGAATTGGCCATTTTCCGTATCGTTCAGGAACTGCTTACCAATGTGATCAAGCATGCCAAGGCGACGCTGGTTTGGGCTAACGTTAAATTACAGAACGAGGTGATCATCATTAGCGTGAAAGATAATGGCAAAGGCTTCAACACGACCGTGGGCAAACGCCCGGGCATTGGGCTGGCATCGATACGCAGCAAGATGAAACTCATGAACGGCGATGTTAAGGTGATCACGGCGGCTAACGAGGGATCTACCGTTAAGGTAACGCTGCCGCTGCAACGTACCGATAGCTGAGCGGAGTGAAAAGCCGCCTTTTAAAATGTGTGAATTACGCTTAAGGATCGAGTATTTGCCGTATTGATTATACTTTCCGATCGTTGAATTTTTGCAGGCTATAGCTATCTATTAACGCCTGTTCATGATCAAGATATTATTGGCTGAAGATCACGCCATTGTTAGGAACGCACTCAAGGAATTACTGGAAAAGGTACCCACGATCAGGGTGGTGGGCGAAGCACTGAACGGCAGCGATGTGATCAGCATGATCACCACACTGGAAGCCGACATTTTGCTGGCCGACCTTAACATGCCCGGACTTAACGGGGTCGACCTGGCCCGGCAACTCAACCAGCAAAAACACCCTATTAAGGTAATGATGCTCACCATGCATGATCACCGATCTTATGTGATCGATGCATTTAGGGCCGGGGTACAGGCATACCTGATCAAGAACGTAAGCGGCGACGAACTGGTGTTCGCTATTAAACAGGTACACAGCGGGCGTAAGTACCTGGCCAACGAGCTGTCGTTACAACTATTGGATGAAAGATTAAAGGCACCGGTACAGGTGCTTGAAGGAGGAATAAAAGCAGAGCTATCGGCACGCGAAAAACTTGTACTTGAGCTGATGGCAGAGGGACTGACCAACCAGCAAATAGCCGACCGGCTATTTACCAGTAAGCGTACAGTGGAAGGGCATCGCCAGGCCATGATCAAAAAGACCGGCGTCAGCAATACCGCTTCACTCATCAAGTACGCCATGATCAATCAACTCATTTGACCTCAAACGGTGATCAGGTTAACGCTTTGCGCGCTGATAAAGGTACGGTAACGCCTGATGGCCTGTTCATCAGTGAACTGCTGCGTTTGCAAGCGTCCTTGTACGTAAACCAATGCGCCTTTATTGAGGTCGTGCACATTGATCAGCCGTTCGCCGATCTTGATATCATGCGTTTCGGTGTGAGTGGTAGTGGCCTCACGTCCTATTTGCTCTATCGTTAATAATGAAAAACAAAGTATACGCTCGCCGCCACTAACGTGCCAGCGGGGCTCTTTGATGATGCGTCCCATCAACATGACCTTATTTACACAAGAATTCTCTTTCATGTACGTTCCAAAAATGTATCTGACCTTGTAAGTGAACTGATCGAATCTGTCATCTCTTTCAGATCAAATGGCTTGGAGATAAAAACGTCGCAATGGTAATCGCCTAAAGAGCGGATCACCCTTGAATGTGCCGACATCAGCACCACCGGTAACTTGCAGGTAGCCTCATTGAATTTGACCTGGTGGCACATCTCGCCGCCATTGATACCATCAAGTATATAGTCAATGATCAAAATATCAGGTTCGTGCTGGTTTATCTCCTTTAATATATCTGGTGTTTCCAGCAAGCCGGTGACCTGATAACCTTCGTATGTAAGTATCTCGCTTAATACATCCAATACGGCTTCGTCGTTGTCTATGATCAGTATTCGTTTGCTACGCCCCTCTCTCGCCATGTTGATCTTTAGTTAGATGACGTAGCGAAGGTACAACCTATGGTTTTGGAACATAACGTATTTATACCCGAAAAACGTTTCGGTAAATACGTAAATTAATTATTGGTTAACCGGAGTGGATCACTGTAGCAGTGAGATACGGAAAGATCAATTGATCAGTCCGTTCTGTATGGCATAGCGGATCAGGGAGGCAGTGTTCTTGGTGCCGGTCTTTTCAATGAGCGACTGGCGGTAGTTCTCGATGGTGCGTTTGCTGGTGAACAGGCGGTCAGCGATCTCCTGGTTGGTCAGGCCGTCGGCGATGAGGATCAGCGTCTCGATCTCGCGTGAGGTGTATTCGATGCCGGTCTCGGCCTCTAATTTATGGCGGTTAGGCTGTTGGATCAGCCTGTCTAAAAAGCGTAGGGATAGTTCGGAGCAAATGTAACGGCCGTCGATATGGATATGCTGGAGCGAGAAGATCAGTTCATCGGCGCTTATGTTCTTGAGCAGGTAGCCGCTCACCCCAGCCTGGAAGGCTTGCACAACGTAGCGCTCGTGATCGAGCATACTCAGGATCACTACTTTTACGATCGAGCCCTGCTCTTTCAATCTTTCGGCCATCTCGATACCGCTCATTACGGGCATATTGATATCGGCCAGGATCATATCGGCGCTGATGCCACTATCGAGCAGGTCAAGTACCTCCTGGCCATTGAGTGCCTCGCCAACGATCTTAAGGTCCTTAACCTTTTCGAGCAGGTTACGGATGCCGTTGCGTACAATATTGTGGTCCTCTGCCAGTATGATCTTTACCATGGCGCTCTTTTAAGTATAACGCTAAAATATAGGAATATGCTTTTGGTGATCGATCAATTTTGCAAGATCAGCATGACCGTTACACAGATGCATTGATCTGGAAACGGTCGGATAAGGAGGCTTGAGGGTCACCGGCCACGTCATCAGGGTGCGGCATGGCGTAATATTCTCCCGTGATCAGCAGGCCCTGATCAGGCTGCTTTTCGACGGAGATCTTAAGAAAACCATGGGCCGCTTCGTTGTAGGTCACCAGGTCAACATCCTTTAATAATGGGCTATCGGCGGTAAAACGGGCATCATCGGTGGCGGCTATAGAGTGCAGTTCACTAAAACCGCCTGATCCTGCCACGATGTAGGTCAAAGAGCCGTTGGCGTAGTGTTTTTGGAAACGCTGATAGTTGTGCACATGGCCGCTTAATACCACATCTGGCCTGATACCTATCTGATCGAATACCCCTTCTAAAAGGCTGATCATATACGCGCTGGCGCCATGGTTGGTATCGGCTGAGTACGGCGCATGGTGCACGCACAAGATCACTGCCTTATCAGGGCGTTGGGCATTGGCGGCGATCAGTTCACTGATCAGCCATTGGCGTTGCTCCTCACTCACTGATCCGAACTTGGGCGTGTTGCTATGCATACCTATGATGGTGGCCAGTGGTGTATCCAGCGTCCAGTATACGTTGGGTTGCGTCATGCTTTTGCGTTCTGCTCCGTTGCTAAAGGGCACGATACGCGGCTCGGTGTCGCAAAAAACTGCGGTAAAAGCATCCAGGCTGCGGTATGGGTTCGCATCCTCGGGGTCTACCTCACTGTCATGATTACCGGCAATAGCAAATATGGGTCCCGGGTAGTTGCGGTAGGGCTCAAAGAACTGGCGTGCGTAACGCGCCGCCTGCCCGTGATGATAAACGATATCGCCCAAATGATACAGGAACTTGGGACGTTCCTTGTCGGTAAGATCGCCCTTGAACTGGCGGGCCATGGCATTTACCACCAGCTGCTGTGATCGCGGGTCGGTCACGTTACCGGTATCACCCACCATGTGGAACACCAGTTTGCGGGCATCGGGAGCCACGGCGGTCACCTCGCTCAGGTTCAAATGATAGGGGTATGCACCCGTGGGCTGGGGTAACGGCTGTATCTTATAACTATCGTCGGGCAAATCTTTCTTGAATACGGGGGTAGTATGTTTCTCTATCGCCATCAGGCTTTACGGGTTGGTGAACGGTGGCAAATCTACGGTTCACAATATAAATCAAAGGTTAAATGATGTTTTTATCCGGATGCAGCACCATCTCGATGTGGTCTATCCCATCCTCGTCATAGATCTCGCCTTCGGGCACGAAGCCTAACGAACCATAAAATTTGACCGCATAGTACTGAGCCCCGATGCGCACCGGCTGCGCGCCATACAGGTCAGCACACGCCTGGATCGATCTTTCCATCAACTCACGCCCTAAGCCGGTGCCCCTGAACGCAGGCGAGGTGACCACTCGACCGATCGATACTTCGGCATACGACACCCCTGCCGGCACGATGCGGCTATAAGCGGCCAGCGCTTCGCCCTTGTACAGCAACAGGTGATGGCATTTCTGGTCCTTATCATCAGCATCCAGGAAAACGCAGTTCTGCTCTACCACAAATACCTCGCTGCGCAGCTTTAATAATTGGTACAGTTGAATGTTGCTCAGTTGCTCGAATGACCGGATGACACTGGTAGTTTCCATAACACAAAGGTATGACAATTTAGTACCTAAAATGCCTTGCAAGCCCAACGCACATGAACAAAAACGACCAACGCAGGGTTAGTAGTGTTACCTGACCGAGGTATGAATATGAAGAAAGAGTTCAATATAGACAAGCTTTACGACCGTGTTTGGGACTGGCTGATCGCTTACGGGCCACGCTTTTTGCTGGGTATGGTGGTATTATTTGTGGGCATGTGGCTCATCCGCTGGCTGCTCGACCGCTCCCGCCAAGGTATGCACCGTAAAGAGATAGACCCATCGGCCAAACCGTTCCTGATCAGCATGTTGGGCGTGGCCATGCGGGTACTGCTCATCATCGGTGTGATGCAGATCATAGGACTTGAGTTGACGCTATTCACTGCCGTAGTAGGCGCCTTTGGTGTGGCCGCCGGCCTGGCCCTTTCGGGCACGTTACAGAACTTTGCCAGCGGTATCATGATCTTGCTGCTCAAGCCCTTCGTGATCGGCGATAATATACTTGCGCAGGGATTGGAAGGCACCGTGACCTCCATCGAGATATTTTATACCACCGTGACCACCTTTGACAACCGGGTGGTGATCATCCCCAACAGCAAACTCTCTAACGAGGTGATCATCAACATCAGCCGTGAAGGCAAGCGCCGAATGGATATCTCCTTTAAACTGCCCAATCAAATAGCCCTTACAGAGGCCAGGCAGGTGATCAACAATGCCATTGATAAGGTGAGCAACGTGTTGGTAGAACCCGCGCGCCGCATAGGTGTAAGCGAGCTGCAGTACGATGGTTACGTGGTGATGGTGAACGTTTGGGTGAACGCCCATGGCTATTACGACACCAAACTAACGCTACAGGAGACCATACTACAGGACATAAAGGATGCGGGCATCAAACTGCCCGGGTTATAAAAGCGCGAACAGCAGGATGCTGTAGGCTTACTGGCTAACGCTAAGGCCGGTAACATTCTCGCTGATGGTCTTTTTGTCGGTGATCTTACCAACGCTCACATTATTGAGCGTCACATTCTTTACCGGCAACTCTTTTTGCCCCTGTATCCTCGACATGAACTGCGCTTCTTTAGCGGTGATGTTACGCAGATGAACATCGCTGATCGGTGTCAGCTTTTTAATGGTGGTAGGTACCAGGTCGCGCCATTGGTAAAGCACGTCGGTCTCTATGCCCAATACGCCCAGGTCGATCTTGCCCGAACTGATATTGACCATGTTGATGTTCTTGACGTAGCCACCCATTCTCTCATTGGTCTTAATGAAGAGCAAATGGCCCAGTTTGGCGCCATCCTGTACGGTACAGTTCTCGGCCAAAACGTTCTCTATACCGCCCGAAAGTTCGCTGCCTATGGCGATCAGCTGGTGACCGTTCTTCACGAGGCAGTTACGGATCACGATGTTCTTGGACGGGGTCTTCAACCGCCAGCCCTCGGGGTTGCGGCCCGATTTGATGGCCACAGCATCATCGCCCTGGTCAAATTCACAATTTTCGATCAGCACGTTCTGGCTCATTTCGGGGTCTACCCCGTCGTTGTTATGGCCGTGCGCATATACCTTCAATTTGCGGATCACTACGTTGGTACACAAGTACGGGTGTATGGTCCAAAATGGACTATTCTGTATGGACACGCCCTCTATAAGCACATTATTGCAGCGGTTGAACTGGATGAACTGCGGGCGCAGGTGCGCCGTATCATTCACCATTTGCCTTTGCTCAACAGGCACATACTTTTCGGCCATCTGGTACAGGCGTTTCAGGCTTAGCATATGTGGCCTTGGCCTTGCGAACCATACCTTCCAAACATCCATCTTGGCCTTTAACTGTCCCTCGCCGGTAATGGCCACATTATCGCATTTATAAGCGTAGATCAAAGGCGAGTAGTTATAGCACTCCATGCCCTCCCAGGTGGTGTGCACGGCGGGCAGATAATCTTGCGGATCATCAGAGAACAGCAGCGTAGCGCCTTTGCTTAAGTGTAGCTCCACATTGCTTTTAAAATGCACCTTGACCGTAGGCCACTCACCGGGTGGGATCACCACCACGCCGCCACCTGCCGCATTGGCTCTGGTAATGGCGTCGGCTATGGCTTTGCTATTACGGGTCTTGTCCCGTTCGGCGGTGCCTAAGCCGGTCACCTCAAATTTGGGGCATCTGGACAGATCAGGCACCTTGATGGCCGGCATAGCAAAAGGGGCTTTTACGGTCACTTTGGTGAACTGTACTTTGCTCCCTTTTTGAGCTTGTGAAACGAATGGCGATGCCGCGAGGGCCACCAACAGCATGATCTTGTTGAAACTACGCATGCTCAATATTAAACATTTATAACCATTTGCAAGGCAGGCGCGCCCGGTATCGATCAGAACTTTAAAGCCACGCTACCCAGGAACTGGGCTGGTGCCTGCGGTGTCAAACGCACCGACCAGGCCTTTTCGCTGGTGAGGTTGTTGACCTTAAAGCTTACGCGATATTTAGGCTGATCATAAAATAGCGCGGCATCAAACATGGTGTACGACGGGATGATCACCTTGGTGGTACGGTTGTTCAATTGGTACGACCGGCTACCGTAATTACCACCGAAACCGGCACCCAAACCGTTCAATTGACCTTTAGACACACGGTAGCTTGCCCAAAAGTTGATCATTTGATCAGGGCCCGAACCATCAGGGCGTAAGCCATTGATATCGGCATTGGCATTGGTGATCACGCTGTAGTTATAGGCGTACCCGGCCACTACATTGAAGCCGGTAAAGGGGTTGGCGGTCAGGTCCACCTCAACGCCCTGGCTTTTGCGGGTACCATCCTGAATAGAGTAGTTGGTATTGTTAGGGTCGGTGCGCAATACATTCTTCACCCTGATATCATAGTAGCTCACCGAGCCGGTAAGGCGATGGCCGAACAAGTTGCCTTTAGCGCCGAATTCCATCTGGTTGGCATGCTCGGGCCTGAACGGTGTACCATCGGCGGCCTGACCGCTCCGGTTAAAGAAACCGCCCATGTAGTTACCGAACAACGACAGCCTGTCCTTAGCCACCTCATACACCAATCCCATTTTTTGTGATACGGATGTTTGCTTGTACGGACCTATGGATACGCCATTGGCACCAAGTCCGCCGGCGGTTTGCCCGGTATTGACATTGTAAACGCCCAGATACTGGTAACGATCCACCCTGATGCTACCCATTACCAGCAACTGATCGGTGATGTTGAACGCATCTGACACGTAAGCGGCATAGGTATTATCACGGTTCTTCTCCTTACGCAATGTGCCACCGGTATTGGCGGCCGAATCTACCTTGAAACGGCTGATGCGATAATTGGCATTAGGCACCAGGTAATTTACCGCAGGCAGGTTAACGGTAACGCGGTCAAAATCGTTGAAATTATTATAATAATCGAGCCCTGCCACGATGCGGTTGCGGTGGTCAGCGATGTTCAGATCACCGATAAAGTTCTGCTGAATATCCGTAGCGATAAAATTAGTGGCGCCAACGATGATGTTAGGGATCAGCGTGTTGTTGGCCCTGCCGTTGAGCGCGGTGATATATCCGTTAATAGTGGAGCGTGCACGTGACACCACGGTCTGTGATGTCCACTGGCTTGATATCTTGTAATTGGCCTGGGCAAAAATATTGAGCATTTGTGTACTGTAGGTCAGGTCATTGCTCATGAAGGTGCGGTTGTAAGGCACGCCGATATCTTCAATGGTCTGTGTTTTACCACTGGTGGTAAGCGGGTTAAAACGCACTACGGAGGTGCCTTTTTCCTGACCGAACTCTACCTCCAGCAGTAACGACAGCCGGTCGGTGATCTGGTACGAGAAACTTGGCGCCAGCGACAGATTATTGGTGAAGCCCTGATCCTGAAACGTTTTTTGGTGCGTAGTGGCCGCATTGAGGCGGAACAGGGCCGTTTTATCGGCGTTCACCGGACTGTTCACATCTACGGTCAAGCGGTTCAGGTTCCAGCTACCGCCAGTGTAAGCCACCTCGCCGCCCACATCATTATATGGCCGCTTGGTGACGCGGTTGAACAGGCCACCGTAGCTGCTGGATATATTGGTACCGAACAATGTGGTGGATGGACCTTTGATGGCCTCGATACGTTCCAGGTTCACCGGATCGATCGACGAGAAGGCCGCACCGGCCACACCATTACGGGCATTGGGTTCCGTCTCGAAACCACGCGAACGGAAGGTCACCCGGCCCTGGTTAGCGATCATAGGGATGCCCGCACCCGGTACGTTCTTGGAGATGCTTCCAAGATCGATGGCCACCTGTTCCTGAATGAGTTCTTTGGAAACGGTGTTATACACCTGCGGGTTCTCCAGGTATTTGAGGGGCATCCGCGCCACAAAGCGGGTCTCTTTTTTGGAGAACTTGTTAGTGCCGCTGGCTACGGTCACTTCCTGTAAAGCCTGTACGTTCTCTTTAGGAAGTTGGTGATCGGCGGTAACGGTTTGCCCGGCCACAACGGTCACTTCTATATCTTTCTCGGTGGCACCCAATACCTGTATCTTGATGTGGTACCTACCGGGTGAAACGTTGTTGAACGTGTAATGTCCGTTCCCGTTAGTTAGTGTGGCCCGGCCCGTCTCTTTAATGGATACCGATACCGAAGCAAAGGGCTGACCATCTATCAGGGTCACGGTTCCGGTGATGGTGCCGGTGTTTTGTGCTAATAAAGGCTGAAAAGTGAACAGCAGAAAAGTAACCAGGACGGCTCGTAAAAATAGGGTCATGCAGCAATAATTAGGGTTGATGCTGCAAATATATGACCTTTATTTATAATTGGTCTAAATAATATTAAAGTTCATCCCCAATTTGTTACACTTGCCCCAAGTGTTAAGCAGCTCCCTTGTTATCCCAATGATCTTTGATCACCTTGCCCTCGGCATCGGTCACTATGCGGCGCACAAAACGGTCACCTTTGATCATACCCTGCTCATTGAATTCGCCCAGGAACAACAGCACCGGGCGGCCTATCGCGTCCGTTTTAAATTGCAGGTCGTACCTCCCCATCTGTTTCTCGATCATGGCATCAGCCTCGTAGGTGCGGTTCAATATCTTCATGATCTGTTTACCCAGTTTCATACGCTTGACTATAAAGTTTGACCAACGGCCGCTTGAGCGGCCTTGTTAGCTGTAAGGGATCGGATCTGAAAATAAGTTATAGGGATCGGCTAAACGGAACGCCCCGGTCCGAACATTCGGACTCAAGGGCGTATATCTATTTTACAGATCAGCGCGCTGGTTGTTTGGAAGATGATGGCGTCAAGCCGGCAAGAGTTGGGCCTTAGTTCATGCGTTGTATAGCTTCGAGCACGGCACGCATCCGCTCCATCACTGCTTGCTGATGCGCGGCCGATATCTCGCTTTCCAACTGGGCCGACAATACGCGCAACTCGGCGAACAGGTCGCTTTTTTGGTAAGTATCGCTGCTGACGCTGGTATCTAACAATTGCGGCCGCACCAGGTAACTGATTTGTCCTTGATCTTCGATATGGTAGCAACTAACACGCACGTTCCTTAACTTACGGTCACGGTCCCAATGCCTGATCGGTCGTTCGTAAGTAATGTCTCCTTGAAGTTCTCTCACCTTGGCCCTCAGCGATGGGGTATCCTCTTTTGGTCTGATGTCCGCATATGGTCATCGTCATAAAATCGGCGTGGGTAAACCCGTAGTGATGGGTAGCGGCCTCGTTCACCTCCAAAAAACGCAAACTCGCCGGGTCGAACATCCACATGGGCTCCGTACTTTGATAGAA
This window harbors:
- a CDS encoding mechanosensitive ion channel family protein, whose protein sequence is MNMKKEFNIDKLYDRVWDWLIAYGPRFLLGMVVLFVGMWLIRWLLDRSRQGMHRKEIDPSAKPFLISMLGVAMRVLLIIGVMQIIGLELTLFTAVVGAFGVAAGLALSGTLQNFASGIMILLLKPFVIGDNILAQGLEGTVTSIEIFYTTVTTFDNRVVIIPNSKLSNEVIINISREGKRRMDISFKLPNQIALTEARQVINNAIDKVSNVLVEPARRIGVSELQYDGYVVMVNVWVNAHGYYDTKLTLQETILQDIKDAGIKLPGL
- a CDS encoding glycoside hydrolase family 28 protein, encoding MRSFNKIMLLVALAASPFVSQAQKGSKVQFTKVTVKAPFAMPAIKVPDLSRCPKFEVTGLGTAERDKTRNSKAIADAITRANAAGGGVVVIPPGEWPTVKVHFKSNVELHLSKGATLLFSDDPQDYLPAVHTTWEGMECYNYSPLIYAYKCDNVAITGEGQLKAKMDVWKVWFARPRPHMLSLKRLYQMAEKYVPVEQRQMVNDTAHLRPQFIQFNRCNNVLIEGVSIQNSPFWTIHPYLCTNVVIRKLKVYAHGHNNDGVDPEMSQNVLIENCEFDQGDDAVAIKSGRNPEGWRLKTPSKNIVIRNCLVKNGHQLIAIGSELSGGIENVLAENCTVQDGAKLGHLLFIKTNERMGGYVKNINMVNISSGKIDLGVLGIETDVLYQWRDLVPTTIKKLTPISDVHLRNITAKEAQFMSRIQGQKELPVKNVTLNNVSVGKITDKKTISENVTGLSVSQ
- a CDS encoding TonB-dependent receptor; amino-acid sequence: MTLFLRAVLVTFLLFTFQPLLAQNTGTITGTVTLIDGQPFASVSVSIKETGRATLTNGNGHYTFNNVSPGRYHIKIQVLGATEKDIEVTVVAGQTVTADHQLPKENVQALQEVTVASGTNKFSKKETRFVARMPLKYLENPQVYNTVSKELIQEQVAIDLGSISKNVPGAGIPMIANQGRVTFRSRGFETEPNARNGVAGAAFSSIDPVNLERIEAIKGPSTTLFGTNISSSYGGLFNRVTKRPYNDVGGEVAYTGGSWNLNRLTVDVNSPVNADKTALFRLNAATTHQKTFQDQGFTNNLSLAPSFSYQITDRLSLLLEVEFGQEKGTSVVRFNPLTTSGKTQTIEDIGVPYNRTFMSNDLTYSTQMLNIFAQANYKISSQWTSQTVVSRARSTINGYITALNGRANNTLIPNIIVGATNFIATDIQQNFIGDLNIADHRNRIVAGLDYYNNFNDFDRVTVNLPAVNYLVPNANYRISRFKVDSAANTGGTLRKEKNRDNTYAAYVSDAFNITDQLLVMGSIRVDRYQYLGVYNVNTGQTAGGLGANGVSIGPYKQTSVSQKMGLVYEVAKDRLSLFGNYMGGFFNRSGQAADGTPFRPEHANQMEFGAKGNLFGHRLTGSVSYYDIRVKNVLRTDPNNTNYSIQDGTRKSQGVEVDLTANPFTGFNVVAGYAYNYSVITNANADINGLRPDGSGPDQMINFWASYRVSKGQLNGLGAGFGGNYGSRSYQLNNRTTKVIIPSYTMFDAALFYDQPKYRVSFKVNNLTSEKAWSVRLTPQAPAQFLGSVALKF